A genome region from Caloranaerobacter ferrireducens includes the following:
- the aroC gene encoding chorismate synthase: protein MLRYLTGGESHGKGLIGIIEGFPANLKIDINFINNELRRRQMGYGRGGRMKIEKDKVEILSGIRNGKTIGSPITLFIRNKDWENWKDIMSIEETNLDENEIVTRPRPGHADLAGAIKYNHLDIRNVLERASARETAIRVAIGSIAKQFLKEFDIEIYSHVTQIGKIKIESDDISIDKIKNTDNSPLRVIDSELEKKMINEIDKAKKVGDTLGGVFEIIATNIPIGLGSHVNWDRKLDGKIAQGMMSLQGIKGVEIGIGFRAAELFGSQVHDEIYYDDRYKRYSNNAGGIEGGISNGSSIVVRAAMKPIPTLRKPLRSVDMKTKEEFEAQKERSDVCAVPSASIVAENILAWILANEIMIKFGGDSIEEVKDNYNRYIDYVNSR, encoded by the coding sequence ATGCTTAGATATCTTACAGGAGGGGAGTCTCACGGAAAGGGTCTAATCGGTATAATTGAAGGATTTCCTGCTAATTTAAAGATAGATATAAATTTTATAAACAATGAGCTTAGAAGAAGACAAATGGGTTACGGCAGAGGGGGCAGAATGAAAATTGAAAAAGATAAGGTTGAAATACTTTCAGGAATTAGAAATGGTAAAACTATAGGAAGTCCTATAACATTATTTATTAGAAATAAGGATTGGGAAAACTGGAAAGATATAATGAGTATAGAGGAAACCAACTTAGATGAAAATGAAATTGTTACCAGACCTAGACCAGGTCATGCTGATTTAGCAGGTGCTATTAAATATAATCATTTAGATATAAGAAATGTTTTAGAAAGAGCAAGTGCTAGAGAAACTGCAATTAGAGTAGCTATAGGCAGTATAGCAAAACAGTTTTTGAAGGAATTCGATATCGAAATATATAGTCATGTTACTCAAATTGGAAAAATTAAGATTGAGTCTGATGACATTTCAATAGATAAAATCAAGAATACAGATAATTCTCCTTTGAGAGTAATAGACAGTGAATTAGAGAAGAAAATGATTAATGAAATAGATAAAGCTAAAAAAGTAGGTGATACTTTAGGAGGAGTTTTTGAAATTATTGCAACCAATATTCCTATCGGTTTAGGTAGTCACGTTAATTGGGATAGAAAACTGGATGGTAAGATTGCACAAGGAATGATGAGCCTTCAAGGGATAAAGGGCGTAGAAATAGGCATTGGTTTTAGAGCTGCAGAATTATTTGGTTCACAGGTGCATGATGAAATATACTATGATGATAGATATAAAAGATATTCTAATAATGCAGGTGGTATAGAAGGAGGAATTTCAAATGGAAGTTCAATTGTTGTAAGAGCTGCAATGAAACCAATACCAACATTAAGAAAGCCTCTCAGAAGTGTAGACATGAAAACGAAGGAGGAATTTGAAGCCCAAAAAGAAAGGTCAGATGTTTGTGCAGTGCCATCTGCCAGTATTGTAGCTGAGAATATCTTAGCTTGGATACTAGCAAATGAAATCATGATTAAATTTGGAGGAGACAGTATAGAAGAAGTAAAAGACAACTATAATAGATATATTGATTATGTTAATAGTAGGTGA
- a CDS encoding MTH1187 family thiamine-binding protein, producing the protein MAIVEVTIVPLGTGDTSLSSYVAKCHTVLEKEKDLKYMLTPMGTIIEGDLDKILDVIRKMHEVPFAEGAKRVSTQIKIDDRRDKETSMERKVKSVESKLK; encoded by the coding sequence ATGGCTATAGTGGAAGTTACTATAGTACCTTTAGGTACAGGGGATACAAGTTTAAGTAGTTATGTTGCTAAATGTCATACTGTATTAGAGAAAGAAAAAGATTTGAAATATATGCTAACTCCTATGGGTACAATAATAGAAGGGGACCTTGATAAAATACTAGATGTAATTAGAAAAATGCATGAAGTACCTTTTGCTGAAGGTGCAAAAAGGGTTTCGACGCAGATTAAGATTGATGATAGAAGAGATAAAGAAACTAGTATGGAAAGAAAGGTTAAATCTGTTGAAAGCAAACTGAAATAG
- a CDS encoding flavodoxin family protein — MGKVLAVMGSPRKHKNTDTLLDSVLEGIKKCNVNIRKVYLKDLSINPCVGCDYCSKTGKCFINDDMNELYSEFNESDGIIIASPLYFNTVSSLTKIMIDRCQVYWSSKFILKNPAIDVNKNRIGMFIAAGGAPYKEGHFDACIPVIDLFFKAINTRYKYNLLVSDTDRFPIWERKDILNKGFNLGLKFFD, encoded by the coding sequence ATGGGAAAAGTACTTGCAGTTATGGGCAGTCCTAGAAAGCATAAGAATACAGATACTTTATTAGACAGTGTACTGGAAGGTATTAAAAAATGTAATGTTAATATTAGGAAAGTTTATCTTAAGGATTTGAGTATTAATCCGTGTGTAGGATGTGATTATTGTTCTAAAACAGGAAAGTGCTTTATAAATGACGATATGAACGAATTATACAGTGAATTTAATGAAAGTGACGGTATAATAATAGCTTCTCCTTTATATTTTAATACAGTTAGTAGTTTAACAAAAATAATGATAGATAGATGTCAAGTGTATTGGTCTAGTAAATTTATCTTAAAAAATCCAGCTATTGATGTAAATAAAAATAGAATAGGAATGTTTATTGCTGCAGGAGGAGCTCCTTATAAAGAAGGGCATTTTGATGCATGTATCCCTGTTATAGATTTATTTTTTAAAGCTATTAATACTAGGTATAAATATAATCTATTAGTTTCTGATACTGATCGTTTCCCTATATGGGAAAGAAAAGATATATTAAATAAAGGTTTTAATCTAGGGTTAAAATTTTTTGACTAG